A window of uncultured Litoreibacter sp. contains these coding sequences:
- the trpD gene encoding anthranilate phosphoribosyltransferase, whose amino-acid sequence MSDAMKPLIFAASEGPLSRAQAEAAFEELFEGTATPVQIGGLLMAMRARGESVAEYAAAAAVMRSKCNAVKAPDGAMDIVGTGGDGMGTLNISTATAFVTAGAGVVVAKHGNKNLSSKSGAADALGVMGINVMVGADVVERAISEVGIGFMMAPMHHPAIKHVMPARQELGCKTIFNILGPLTNPAGVKRQLTGAFAPDLIFPMAETLQSLGSEKAWLVHGSDGTDEIAISGTTAVAALEDGKIQAREIHPEDAGLAPRKFAEILGGTPEENGQAFAALLEGEESAYRDAVLLNSAAALMVADKASDLKQGVEMARESIDSGAAKAKVAGLAKVTSEAA is encoded by the coding sequence ATGAGCGACGCAATGAAGCCCCTGATTTTCGCGGCCTCGGAGGGCCCTTTGAGCCGCGCCCAGGCGGAAGCGGCCTTTGAGGAGCTGTTTGAGGGCACCGCCACCCCGGTTCAGATCGGCGGATTGCTGATGGCGATGCGTGCGCGGGGCGAAAGCGTGGCCGAATATGCGGCTGCTGCGGCGGTGATGCGGTCGAAATGCAATGCGGTGAAGGCCCCGGACGGCGCGATGGATATCGTCGGCACCGGCGGCGACGGGATGGGCACACTCAATATTTCAACGGCAACTGCCTTTGTCACCGCCGGCGCGGGTGTGGTCGTGGCCAAGCATGGCAACAAGAACCTCTCGTCCAAATCCGGCGCGGCGGACGCGCTGGGCGTTATGGGCATCAACGTCATGGTCGGCGCGGACGTGGTGGAACGTGCGATCAGCGAGGTCGGCATCGGCTTCATGATGGCGCCCATGCACCACCCCGCCATCAAACATGTGATGCCCGCGCGCCAGGAACTGGGCTGCAAGACCATCTTCAACATCCTCGGGCCGCTGACCAACCCCGCAGGCGTCAAACGTCAACTGACCGGGGCTTTCGCGCCCGACCTGATCTTCCCGATGGCCGAGACGCTACAATCGCTTGGCAGCGAAAAGGCGTGGCTGGTGCATGGTTCGGACGGCACGGACGAGATTGCGATCTCCGGCACCACGGCTGTGGCCGCGTTGGAAGATGGCAAGATACAGGCTCGCGAGATACATCCCGAAGACGCAGGCCTCGCCCCGCGCAAATTTGCCGAGATCCTGGGCGGCACGCCGGAAGAAAACGGCCAAGCTTTCGCCGCCCTTTTGGAGGGCGAGGAAAGCGCGTATCGCGATGCTGTGTTGCTGAACTCCGCCGCCGCCTTGATGGTCGCAGACAAGGCCAGCGACCTCAAGCAAGGCGTTGAAATGGCACGTGAAAGCATTGACAGCGGGGCCGCAAAGGCCAAGGTCGCGGGCCTCGCCAAAGTCACGTCGGAGGCCGCATGA
- the trpC gene encoding indole-3-glycerol phosphate synthase TrpC, translating into MSTPTILEKIKAYKLEHIEACKAERPYDDIAAEAHDRPETRGFYTRLQEAATTDYGLIAEIKKASPSKGLIRADFDVPSLARAYKDGGATCLSILTDAPSFQGDDSYLMAARDVVDLPILRKDFMYDPYQVAEARMLGADCILIIMASVSDAQAHELEAAASEFGLDVLVEVHNLDELERGVQLKSPMLGINNRDLNTFDVTLDTTRTLAKQVPADKMIVAESGLFEPSDLADLAQYGARSFLIGESLMRQEDVTAATRHILSEKPYSRGM; encoded by the coding sequence ATGAGCACCCCAACGATCCTAGAGAAAATCAAAGCCTACAAGCTGGAGCATATTGAAGCTTGCAAGGCAGAACGTCCCTATGACGACATCGCAGCAGAGGCGCATGACCGCCCCGAGACGCGGGGGTTCTACACGCGCCTGCAGGAGGCTGCCACCACCGATTATGGCCTCATCGCCGAGATCAAGAAGGCTAGCCCCTCCAAGGGCCTGATCCGCGCAGATTTCGACGTGCCGAGCCTGGCGCGGGCCTACAAGGACGGCGGCGCGACCTGCCTGTCGATCCTGACCGACGCGCCGTCTTTCCAAGGCGATGACAGTTACCTGATGGCCGCGCGCGACGTGGTCGACCTGCCGATCCTGCGCAAGGATTTCATGTATGACCCCTACCAGGTGGCCGAAGCGCGCATGTTGGGGGCCGATTGCATCCTGATCATCATGGCCTCCGTCAGTGACGCGCAGGCGCATGAGCTTGAGGCTGCGGCCAGTGAGTTTGGCCTCGATGTGTTGGTGGAGGTGCACAACCTCGACGAGCTGGAACGCGGCGTGCAGCTGAAAAGCCCGATGCTGGGGATCAACAACCGCGACCTGAACACGTTTGACGTGACCCTTGATACCACCCGCACGCTGGCCAAACAGGTGCCCGCCGACAAGATGATTGTCGCCGAAAGCGGGTTGTTTGAGCCCTCCGATCTGGCCGATTTGGCGCAATATGGCGCGCGGTCTTTTCTGATTGGCGAGAGCCTGATGCGGCAGGAAGATGTGACGGCGGCAACGCGCCACATCCTCAGCGAAAAACCATATTCCAGAGGCATGTAG
- a CDS encoding aminotransferase — protein MTLLNPNMAATFPPPVMEARRWLDGVSFSDNQPLINVSQAAPVDPPPASMREAMAQFILEDDASHLYGPVLGLPDLRAKVASVWTEAYGGAVASENVAITSGCNQAFAATIATLAGEGDEVILPTPWYFNHKMWLDMGGITSVALKTGEGLIPSADEAAKLITSKTRAIALVSPNNPGGVEYPAETLTAFRDLCRAHKIALIVDETYRDFDGRTGAPHRLFQDASWDDTLIQLYSFSKAYRLTGHRVGAMIASPKRLFEAEKFLDTVAICPNQLGQRAALWGMENLGPWLAEQRLEILDRSQAITDGFPALADKGWAIEGCGAYFAWMRHPFGMPSDQLAQKMVQDLGVLCLPGTMFVPEGDDSGKQALRIAFANIDRAGIGQLYKRLTQLSPA, from the coding sequence ATGACCCTTCTCAACCCAAACATGGCCGCGACCTTCCCGCCCCCGGTGATGGAAGCGCGGCGCTGGTTGGACGGCGTGTCTTTCTCCGACAACCAGCCGCTGATCAATGTCAGCCAAGCCGCCCCCGTTGACCCGCCGCCTGCCTCAATGCGGGAGGCCATGGCGCAATTCATCCTCGAAGATGACGCCTCGCACCTATACGGGCCTGTTCTGGGCCTGCCTGATTTGCGTGCCAAGGTGGCCTCCGTTTGGACCGAAGCCTATGGCGGCGCAGTGGCATCCGAAAACGTGGCGATCACGTCAGGCTGCAACCAGGCCTTTGCCGCGACCATCGCGACGCTGGCAGGCGAAGGCGACGAGGTCATTTTGCCGACCCCTTGGTATTTCAACCACAAGATGTGGCTTGATATGGGGGGCATCACATCCGTTGCCCTGAAAACCGGGGAAGGCCTGATCCCGTCGGCTGACGAGGCCGCCAAGCTGATCACATCAAAGACGCGCGCTATTGCGTTGGTATCGCCCAACAATCCCGGCGGTGTTGAATACCCCGCCGAGACCCTGACCGCCTTCCGTGACCTCTGCCGCGCCCACAAGATCGCGCTGATTGTAGACGAGACCTACCGCGATTTCGACGGCCGCACCGGCGCGCCGCATAGGCTGTTTCAGGACGCAAGCTGGGACGACACGCTGATCCAGCTCTACTCCTTCTCGAAGGCATACCGGCTGACGGGTCACCGCGTCGGCGCGATGATCGCCAGCCCCAAACGGCTGTTTGAGGCAGAAAAGTTCCTCGACACCGTGGCCATCTGCCCCAACCAGCTGGGACAGCGCGCGGCACTTTGGGGGATGGAAAACCTTGGCCCGTGGTTGGCCGAGCAGCGCCTCGAAATTCTGGATCGGTCCCAAGCCATCACCGACGGCTTCCCCGCGCTTGCCGACAAAGGATGGGCCATTGAAGGGTGCGGTGCCTATTTCGCGTGGATGCGGCATCCGTTTGGGATGCCCTCCGACCAATTGGCGCAGAAGATGGTGCAAGACCTTGGCGTGCTGTGCCTGCCCGGCACCATGTTTGTCCCCGAAGGTGACGACAGCGGCAAACAGGCGCTGCGCATCGCATTCGCCAACATTGATCGCGCGGGCATCGGCCAGCTTTACAAACGCCTGACGCAGTTGTCACCCGCATAG
- the moaC gene encoding cyclic pyranopterin monophosphate synthase MoaC, which yields MAKLTHFDGKGDAHMVDVSDKAVTSRVAVASGAVKMLPETLALVTDGTAKKGDVLGVARLAGIMGAKKCADLIPLCHPLPITKVAVELTTDADLPGIRIEATVKTTGQTGVEMEALTAVSTAALTVYDMLKAAEKTMEITDIKVTLKDGGKSGRFEA from the coding sequence GTGGCGAAGCTCACACATTTTGACGGCAAGGGCGACGCCCATATGGTGGATGTCTCCGACAAGGCGGTGACGTCCCGCGTTGCTGTAGCGTCGGGGGCTGTGAAGATGCTGCCAGAGACATTGGCGCTGGTCACCGACGGCACAGCCAAGAAGGGCGACGTGTTGGGCGTGGCGCGGCTTGCAGGCATCATGGGTGCCAAGAAATGCGCCGACCTGATCCCGCTTTGCCACCCGCTGCCGATCACCAAGGTCGCGGTTGAATTGACCACTGACGCGGACCTGCCCGGCATACGGATCGAAGCCACCGTGAAAACCACCGGCCAAACCGGCGTTGAGATGGAAGCGTTGACCGCCGTGTCGACCGCCGCGTTGACGGTCTACGACATGCTGAAAGCGGCCGAGAAAACGATGGAGATCACCGACATCAAGGTGACCCTGAAAGACGGCGGCAAATCGGGCCGGTTTGAAGCGTGA
- a CDS encoding divergent polysaccharide deacteylase family protein, with protein MGRGMLSGVIWGGAFGGLVVTVLSLYAPLPAEKAAMRVPVEAPADTSEAAPDETSEQTQAPEQADTTEQAETKQADTAPTDTEAETDTTQTAVAETTPTQSEEDATAPQAQVDAPQANPVVADGGTAQTAAPQSDPAVTTAQAPTLEQDTAEAAVTTQDAPSAPQVANVDGTAPAAPSAEEATPAVTDLAGSPSNEDTAPSGLVLPQADSSPEADATPAPRIAATPEAAPQTSPEATTVSADTPIILPVPKIDNPVAGVVTNRLPSVTAPDSAQAPATSTDEAANAPATGEEVQEAALDAEEVGALRAYAATYEGEPTASQFAVILIDTGAEGMPRSELIELGVPFSVAIDPVSADAAEAAAAYRAAGIEVLAMPSDLPASAGPSDVAVALSGYFSVLNEAIAVMDPLDGRIQSNRSLLQPVLGAIRDTGHGLVTYDRGLNTAQQAARREGIAAATVFRLLDAELEEAPKIKRYLSRAAFNAGKDGSVVVVGRSYPETVKALLEWALDEKGADLSIVPVSQVMLQDLN; from the coding sequence GTGGGCAGAGGCATGCTATCTGGTGTTATTTGGGGCGGGGCTTTTGGCGGGCTCGTCGTAACGGTCCTGTCGCTTTACGCGCCGCTGCCAGCAGAGAAGGCCGCGATGCGGGTGCCGGTAGAGGCTCCGGCGGACACGTCAGAGGCCGCGCCGGATGAGACCTCGGAGCAAACGCAGGCCCCTGAACAGGCCGACACCACCGAACAGGCTGAAACCAAACAGGCCGACACCGCGCCGACGGACACCGAAGCTGAGACCGACACCACACAAACGGCGGTTGCAGAGACAACACCAACCCAATCCGAAGAAGACGCGACCGCGCCTCAGGCGCAGGTTGATGCGCCGCAGGCCAATCCGGTTGTCGCCGATGGCGGCACCGCCCAGACAGCTGCGCCCCAAAGCGACCCCGCCGTGACCACCGCGCAGGCGCCGACGCTGGAACAAGACACGGCTGAGGCCGCAGTTACCACCCAAGACGCGCCAAGCGCGCCGCAGGTCGCAAATGTGGACGGCACGGCCCCGGCGGCCCCCTCCGCCGAAGAGGCCACCCCAGCTGTGACCGACCTTGCAGGAAGCCCGAGCAACGAGGACACCGCGCCATCGGGGCTGGTCCTGCCGCAGGCCGATAGCAGCCCGGAGGCGGACGCCACCCCCGCGCCCCGGATCGCAGCAACGCCCGAGGCCGCGCCGCAAACCTCACCAGAGGCCACGACAGTGTCCGCCGATACGCCAATCATTTTGCCGGTGCCAAAGATCGACAACCCCGTTGCGGGCGTCGTGACCAACCGGCTGCCCTCTGTGACTGCGCCCGACTCGGCGCAAGCCCCTGCGACATCAACGGATGAGGCGGCGAACGCGCCGGCGACGGGCGAAGAGGTGCAAGAGGCCGCCCTGGACGCCGAGGAGGTGGGGGCCTTGCGGGCCTATGCCGCGACATATGAGGGGGAGCCCACGGCCAGCCAGTTTGCCGTGATCCTGATCGACACCGGCGCGGAAGGCATGCCGCGTTCCGAGTTGATCGAGCTGGGCGTGCCATTCTCGGTGGCCATTGACCCGGTTTCTGCCGATGCGGCCGAGGCCGCAGCCGCCTACCGCGCCGCGGGGATCGAGGTGCTGGCGATGCCCAGCGACCTGCCTGCCTCTGCCGGCCCGTCGGATGTGGCCGTGGCCCTGTCAGGGTATTTTTCCGTGCTGAACGAGGCGATAGCGGTGATGGACCCGCTGGACGGGCGCATTCAGTCCAACCGCAGCCTATTGCAACCCGTGCTGGGCGCGATCCGCGACACGGGCCACGGGCTGGTGACCTATGACCGTGGGCTAAACACAGCGCAACAGGCCGCGCGGCGCGAAGGCATCGCCGCCGCGACCGTGTTCCGGCTGCTGGATGCCGAACTGGAGGAAGCGCCGAAGATCAAACGCTACCTCAGCCGTGCAGCGTTCAATGCGGGCAAAGATGGCTCGGTCGTGGTGGTGGGGCGCAGCTATCCCGAAACGGTCAAGGCGCTGCTGGAATGGGCGCTGGACGAGAAGGGCGCGGATCTGAGTATTGTACCGGTCAGCCAGGTGATGTTGCAGGACTTGAACTAG
- a CDS encoding peptidylprolyl isomerase — protein MAKKSDTQAPASSMRRGKTGRVFVWIILVLLIAGLAGFGAGGLGGSIASIGKVGETEISVQDFQRALQQELSFETRRRGAPVSIQQARAEGLDQRVLERLAGVAALSEETKMAKLSVGDAEVANQLRAVPAFQGPDGQFNRDSYEFALRQNGTRPGEFEDELRLTAARNILQQSVTGGLTVDETYASTIYGFLGERRSFRWAIVDAAMLDGETPAPTDAQLQSFYETNGSQFETPEVRKVTYAWITPEMIIDKIEVDEAQLRELYDARAEQYIQPERRLVERLGFADAEAAAAAKTQIDAGEITFDQLVTDRGLTLQDVDQGEVSRDDLTAEVADAVFALTEPGVTDPVNTSLGPVLYRVNALLEATTVTFEDARSELTGEFTADRARRDIGDQITEFDDLLVGGASIEELGTETDMQSGTLDFTADVSDGIAGYDEFRNEVAQLTTSDFPEIRELSDGGAFAVRLDEIVAPALPPLADIRADVVAAWTADQTAQRLAALGTELQEKVAAGTRMASLDLAAKAETDLGRTDFIEEAPIGMLATVFDLEENGVAFVQGPQGRAALVELTNISAPDTTTERAQALLAQLNSAASEGLAADVFELFGQAVQSQHGLTLDQTAVNAVLTQFGGGHGGI, from the coding sequence ATGGCCAAAAAATCCGACACCCAAGCCCCCGCTTCTTCCATGCGGCGCGGCAAAACCGGCCGCGTCTTTGTGTGGATCATTCTGGTGCTGCTGATCGCGGGTCTAGCGGGCTTTGGCGCAGGCGGGCTGGGCGGTTCCATCGCGTCTATCGGCAAGGTCGGCGAGACCGAGATTTCCGTGCAGGATTTCCAGCGCGCCCTGCAGCAAGAACTTTCCTTTGAAACCCGCCGCCGTGGCGCGCCCGTCTCGATCCAGCAGGCCCGCGCCGAGGGGCTTGATCAACGGGTTCTCGAACGCCTCGCAGGGGTTGCGGCGCTGAGCGAAGAAACCAAAATGGCCAAATTGTCAGTCGGCGACGCCGAGGTGGCCAACCAGTTGCGGGCGGTCCCGGCCTTCCAAGGGCCAGACGGCCAGTTCAACCGCGACAGCTACGAATTTGCGTTGCGCCAGAACGGCACCCGCCCGGGCGAGTTTGAAGACGAGCTGCGCCTGACCGCCGCGCGCAACATTTTGCAGCAGTCTGTCACGGGCGGGCTGACGGTTGACGAGACCTATGCCTCGACAATCTACGGCTTCTTGGGGGAGCGTCGCTCCTTCCGTTGGGCCATCGTTGACGCAGCAATGCTGGACGGCGAAACGCCCGCCCCCACCGACGCACAGCTGCAAAGCTTCTACGAGACCAATGGCAGCCAGTTCGAAACGCCCGAGGTGCGCAAGGTCACCTATGCCTGGATCACCCCAGAGATGATTATCGACAAGATCGAGGTGGATGAGGCCCAGCTGCGTGAGCTTTACGACGCCCGTGCAGAGCAATACATCCAGCCCGAACGCCGCTTGGTGGAACGTCTCGGATTTGCAGACGCCGAAGCCGCGGCCGCCGCAAAGACACAGATCGATGCGGGCGAGATCACCTTTGACCAACTCGTCACAGACCGCGGCCTGACGCTACAGGATGTCGACCAGGGCGAGGTGTCACGTGACGACCTGACTGCCGAAGTGGCAGACGCCGTGTTTGCCCTGACCGAGCCTGGCGTTACTGATCCGGTCAACACCTCCCTCGGCCCGGTGCTCTACCGCGTCAACGCGCTGTTGGAGGCCACCACCGTGACCTTCGAAGACGCGCGGTCCGAACTCACCGGAGAATTCACTGCCGACCGCGCGCGCCGCGACATCGGCGACCAGATCACCGAATTTGACGACCTGCTGGTCGGCGGCGCCTCGATCGAAGAGCTTGGCACGGAAACCGACATGCAATCGGGGACGCTGGACTTCACCGCGGACGTCTCTGACGGGATTGCAGGCTATGACGAGTTCCGCAACGAGGTCGCGCAATTGACGACCTCCGACTTCCCCGAAATCCGCGAACTCAGCGACGGCGGGGCCTTTGCCGTCCGGCTGGACGAGATCGTGGCCCCCGCCCTGCCGCCGCTTGCCGATATCCGCGCTGACGTGGTGGCTGCCTGGACCGCCGACCAGACCGCGCAGCGCCTCGCCGCGCTCGGCACTGAGTTGCAGGAAAAGGTGGCTGCCGGCACGCGCATGGCCTCGCTCGATCTCGCCGCCAAGGCCGAAACGGACCTTGGCCGCACCGACTTTATCGAAGAGGCCCCGATTGGCATGTTGGCCACCGTCTTTGACCTCGAAGAAAATGGCGTGGCCTTCGTACAAGGCCCACAAGGCCGCGCGGCGCTGGTGGAGCTAACGAATATCTCGGCCCCGGACACGACCACCGAACGGGCGCAGGCGCTGCTGGCTCAGCTGAATTCAGCCGCGAGCGAGGGCTTGGCCGCTGACGTGTTTGAGCTGTTCGGCCAAGCCGTGCAGTCCCAACATGGGCTCACCCTGGACCAAACAGCCGTCAACGCCGTGCTGACCCAGTTTGGCGGCGGACACGGCGGCATTTAG
- a CDS encoding aminodeoxychorismate/anthranilate synthase component II, whose protein sequence is MLLLIDNYDSFTYNLVHYLGELGAEVVVRRNDALNVQEAMAMNPAGIVLSPGPCDPSQAGICLAMVDAAAETDIPLFGVCLGHQAIGEAFGGKVVRHSEIVHGKMGRMSHKGTSVFKGLPQDFEATRYHSLVVERDSFPDALEITAELDDGTIMGLQHKTKPIHGVQFHPESIASEHGHKLLQNFLDCVKVPA, encoded by the coding sequence ATGCTGCTTCTGATCGATAACTATGACAGCTTCACCTACAATCTGGTCCATTATCTGGGCGAGCTGGGGGCCGAAGTTGTGGTGCGCCGCAACGACGCCTTGAATGTGCAGGAGGCCATGGCGATGAACCCCGCCGGTATCGTGCTCAGCCCCGGCCCCTGTGACCCGTCACAGGCGGGTATCTGTCTGGCGATGGTGGACGCCGCCGCCGAGACGGACATTCCGCTCTTCGGGGTCTGCCTTGGCCACCAGGCCATTGGGGAGGCATTTGGCGGCAAGGTGGTTCGCCATTCCGAGATCGTGCATGGCAAGATGGGTCGCATGAGCCACAAAGGAACAAGCGTTTTCAAGGGGTTGCCGCAGGACTTTGAGGCAACCCGCTACCATTCTCTGGTGGTGGAGCGCGACAGCTTCCCCGACGCGCTGGAGATCACGGCGGAGCTGGACGACGGCACCATCATGGGGCTGCAGCACAAAACCAAGCCCATTCACGGCGTGCAGTTCCACCCGGAAAGCATCGCGTCGGAGCATGGCCACAAGCTGCTGCAAAACTTCCTTGATTGCGTAAAGGTTCCGGCATGA
- the glp gene encoding gephyrin-like molybdotransferase Glp yields MITVNEALDALFALVEPLRSETVPLTEAAGRTLARDVAATRAQPPFSSSAMDGYAISGDAAVGDVLAVIGEAAAGHAFDGAVKPGQAVRIFTGAPVPEGGTRVLIQENVTRDGDVITVTEPHGDGTHIRPKGGDFDVGHTLPAPRRLGPSDVALLASMNCAEVPVVRRPSIALIATGDELVMPGETPGPDQIIASNTFGLKAMFEAAGAQVRMIPIAKDTDSSLGMALELAKGADLIVTIGGASVGDHDIVGKVAADRGLERAFYKIAMRPGKPLMAGRIGDSVLIGLPGNPVSSMVCGEIFIRPVLDKMLGFDAQPRPRHRAKLMKPLPANGPREHYMRARHDAIHQQIQAFEKQDSSLLMVLAHATALIVRPPNDLARAAGDTVEYVIL; encoded by the coding sequence GTGATCACCGTTAACGAGGCGTTGGACGCGCTGTTTGCGCTGGTCGAGCCGCTGCGCTCAGAAACCGTGCCCTTGACCGAAGCTGCGGGCCGCACTCTTGCTCGGGACGTCGCGGCCACGCGTGCGCAGCCGCCTTTTTCTTCTTCTGCCATGGATGGTTACGCGATTTCGGGCGATGCAGCGGTCGGCGATGTTCTGGCCGTGATCGGGGAAGCCGCAGCGGGTCACGCCTTCGACGGCGCGGTCAAACCGGGCCAAGCCGTGCGTATCTTCACCGGCGCGCCGGTGCCTGAGGGCGGCACGCGGGTTCTAATTCAGGAAAACGTCACCCGCGACGGCGACGTGATCACCGTGACCGAGCCGCATGGCGACGGGACGCATATCCGGCCCAAAGGCGGCGATTTTGATGTTGGCCACACCCTGCCCGCACCGCGACGGCTCGGCCCGTCGGATGTGGCGCTGTTGGCGTCGATGAACTGCGCGGAGGTGCCAGTGGTGCGCCGCCCGAGCATCGCGTTGATTGCCACCGGCGACGAGTTGGTCATGCCCGGCGAAACACCCGGCCCGGACCAGATCATCGCGTCCAACACGTTCGGGCTGAAAGCCATGTTCGAGGCCGCAGGCGCGCAGGTGCGGATGATCCCAATTGCGAAGGACACGGACAGCTCGCTTGGCATGGCGCTGGAACTGGCCAAAGGCGCCGACCTGATCGTCACCATCGGCGGCGCATCGGTGGGCGACCATGACATCGTCGGCAAGGTGGCCGCTGACCGCGGGCTGGAACGCGCTTTCTACAAAATCGCCATGCGCCCGGGGAAACCTTTGATGGCAGGGCGCATCGGGGACTCCGTGTTGATTGGGTTGCCTGGAAATCCCGTGTCGTCAATGGTTTGCGGGGAAATCTTCATCCGGCCCGTTCTGGACAAGATGCTGGGATTCGACGCGCAGCCGCGTCCGCGCCACAGGGCCAAACTGATGAAACCCTTGCCCGCCAACGGCCCGCGCGAGCATTACATGCGCGCCCGTCACGACGCGATTCATCAACAAATTCAAGCCTTTGAGAAGCAAGACAGCTCCTTGTTGATGGTGCTGGCCCATGCAACTGCCCTGATCGTCCGCCCCCCCAATGACCTG
- the trpE gene encoding anthranilate synthase component I has protein sequence MALLPSYDAFASGYDAGENQLVYTRLAADLDTPVSLMLKLADAQPDSFILESVTGGEVRGRYSIIGMKPDVIWRCHGTTSELNRQARYDRAAFEPCAEDPLSAIRSLIAESRIDLPADLPAASAGLFGYLGYDMIRLVEHLPDINPDVLGVPDAVLTRPSVIAVLDGVKGEVIVCSPAWVREGLTARAAYAQAAERVMDAVRDLERAPASARHDLGETLDEDNPVSNFTHDGYLAAVETAKEYIKAGDIFQVVPSQRWTQDFTLPPFSLYRALRRTNPSPFMFYFNMDGFQIVGASPEILVRVFGSEVTIRPIAGTRKRGATQEEDKALEDDLLADQKELAEHLMLLDLGRNDTGKVSKIGTVKPTEKFIIERYSHVMHIVSNVVGELSDDQDALSALLSGLPAGTVSGAPKVRAMEIIDELEPEKRGVYGGGCGYFSANGDMDMCIALRTAVVKDQKLYTQAGGGVVYDSDPQAEFEETVNKAKAIRAAAKEAGLFERGGNG, from the coding sequence ATGGCACTGCTTCCTTCATATGACGCCTTTGCATCCGGTTATGATGCGGGGGAAAATCAGCTGGTCTACACGCGGCTGGCCGCCGATCTGGACACGCCGGTCTCGCTGATGCTGAAGCTGGCCGATGCGCAGCCCGACAGCTTCATTCTTGAATCGGTCACCGGCGGCGAGGTGCGCGGGCGCTATTCGATCATCGGCATGAAGCCCGACGTGATCTGGCGCTGCCACGGCACCACGTCGGAGCTGAACCGCCAGGCCCGCTATGACCGCGCCGCCTTTGAGCCCTGCGCCGAGGACCCGCTGAGCGCGATCCGCAGCCTGATTGCCGAAAGCCGGATTGACCTGCCCGCTGACCTGCCTGCCGCTTCTGCAGGGCTGTTTGGCTATCTGGGCTATGACATGATCCGGCTGGTCGAACATCTGCCCGACATCAACCCCGACGTGCTGGGCGTGCCCGACGCCGTGCTGACGCGCCCCTCGGTGATTGCGGTGCTGGACGGGGTGAAGGGCGAGGTCATCGTCTGCTCGCCCGCATGGGTCCGCGAAGGTCTGACAGCGCGCGCGGCCTACGCACAGGCCGCCGAACGCGTCATGGACGCGGTGCGTGATTTGGAACGCGCGCCAGCCTCCGCCCGCCACGATCTGGGTGAGACGCTGGACGAGGATAACCCGGTCTCTAACTTTACGCATGACGGTTATCTGGCCGCAGTGGAAACTGCCAAGGAATACATCAAGGCGGGCGACATCTTTCAGGTGGTGCCCTCCCAGCGCTGGACGCAGGATTTCACCCTGCCGCCCTTCTCGCTCTACCGCGCGCTCAGACGCACCAACCCTTCACCGTTTATGTTCTATTTCAACATGGACGGCTTCCAGATCGTGGGTGCCAGCCCCGAAATTCTGGTCCGCGTCTTCGGCAGTGAGGTCACGATCCGCCCCATCGCAGGCACCCGCAAACGCGGCGCGACACAAGAGGAAGACAAGGCGCTGGAAGACGACCTGCTGGCCGACCAGAAAGAGCTGGCCGAGCATCTGATGCTGCTCGATCTGGGGCGCAACGACACCGGCAAGGTCTCCAAGATCGGCACGGTGAAGCCGACCGAGAAGTTCATCATCGAACGCTACAGCCACGTCATGCATATCGTGTCCAACGTGGTGGGAGAACTCAGCGACGACCAGGACGCCCTCTCCGCTCTGCTGTCGGGCCTGCCCGCGGGCACCGTGTCCGGTGCGCCCAAAGTGCGCGCGATGGAAATCATCGACGAGCTGGAGCCCGAAAAGCGCGGCGTCTACGGCGGCGGCTGCGGCTATTTCAGCGCCAATGGCGATATGGACATGTGCATCGCGCTGCGCACGGCGGTGGTCAAAGACCAAAAGCTCTACACCCAGGCCGGCGGCGGCGTGGTCTATGACAGCGACCCACAGGCCGAGTTCGAAGAGACCGTCAACAAAGCCAAAGCGATCCGCGCCGCCGCCAAAGAAGCGGGTCTGTTTGAACGGGGCGGCAACGGCTAA